GTCTCACGACGCTCCTTCCCTTGGCGCCGGCGGGATTTCCGCGTTCGGTTCAAGCAGGCCCTTGGCGAACTTCTGATAGAGATACGCGGCGACGATGAGAAGCACTCCGGTGGCGGCAAACGAAAGTATCCGGTAGACGGGCTGCAAGATCGCCATGTCTATCACCAGCAGCTTGACCACGGT
This genomic stretch from Candidatus Binatia bacterium harbors:
- a CDS encoding DUF2339 domain-containing protein, producing the protein TVVKLLVIDMAILQPVYRILSFAATGVLLIVAAYLYQKFAKGLLEPNAEIPPAPREGAS